The DNA segment CTCCTAAATTATGTGATAGGTGGTATGGAACAATGAGAAAACATCCCAGAATCACAACTTTGGTTGATTAAGGAGAATGGAAAAGAAACACTGAATTGGCAACACAATGTAATATAAGATACTAATAATGTACGTATTTATTTGATCAAACAAAGTTATCCTGCTGCATGCAGAATGACACAAGGACCATAACAGACTTCATTCATTCGTACTTGTACTACCTTGAATGGAGAGCCACACACTAATTCCCGCATAGAGTACATAAACAGATCCAAAGAGTACAACTGATGCACATGTCATGTGGTTTGAGTACGAAGTTGTTGGCATTTCTGAACTCAAGTACCTCCTCTCACATCCCTCCATTCTTCCTATTTAGCtacacatttttattataccaCTAAGCAAACAAAACAAACACATGCAACAACCAACGACACATAATGCAATCACTCTCATAAACTGCACATTTTCTTTACTCAGTCTTCTCAGTTGGACCCTCCTCGCTCTTCTCATCACCTTCTGCGATCACTTCCTCCTCTTTCTTTTCATCTGACCCTTCTGTCTCAACCTTCTCCACCTCACTTTTCTCTTCTGGGGTTTCTGTGTTTACCTCTTCCTTAGctatttctttctcttctttaacAGCATCTTCTTTCTGGGTCTCTGCCACAGCTTCTTCTGCTGCTTCTGCTGTTTTCACCTCAACAGGATCAGCATTTTCTTTTGCTTCCTCAGCAGCTTCTGTCTCGGAAATTTCCTCTTCTGTCTTCTCAACTGTTGGCTCTTCCGTGGCAGTCTCAGACACAACCTCTTCTGCCACTTCTTTAGTCTCAACTTCAACCGAGGGCTTGTCTTCTGAAGCTGCAGCTTCTGGGGCCTCTGTAGTTTCCTCGTTGGTTTGCTCAGTGACAGACTCTGGTTCTGGTgctggtgttggtgttggagtCGCAGcaatttcttctttcttttcctcctccccCTTCAACGATGCCTCTATCTTGTCCTCAGGGAGGGCAACCTTTGCTGATACAACCTAAAAATTCCAATTTAAAGAAATATTCAGAtgaaaattcatattttgttcATTAGAATCCTAACTTCAACTTTGTTgctgagaaaagaaaaacataataagGTGGTGGAAGTGGAGTTTCAACACTTCTTGCTCTTTTTTTCTTAGTAACCATTGGTTAATGTACCCTTCTCATAATTCTTGCAAAATACACTACATGGATGGAGTAACAAAGCTGCTAGATTAATATAGATTCATCTTTCTCTTCATATTAATACTCTAACAAATATGATTCATATGACTGATAGCAGAGGCTTCTTTGTCTGTAATGACAAACAAATTGTAATTTGCATTTAAACTACTTCATACTTTTCTGTATAATTTTCTCATACTTCAATCTCTTTTGACAGAGTTATTTATACATTGATAAGATCCCAAGTGGCTgctatcagaaaaaaaaatgatcatTGGAATAATGAAAGCTAAAGAAGTGAATAATAGTTTCCTGCTTAAGATAACATAGAAGTAAGAACAGAAGGAGTATAAATATATGATGATGAAACTGAAAACAAATGAAGTAATGCCAAAAGAAGATAAGCAAGGAAGTATTTAGTAGAGTTACCTCAACAGTGGCCATTGGAATAGGAGAGAATGTGGAAGTGATTGAGAAGGAGGAAAGTTGAGAGTGGTATAGAAGAAGGGTAAGGTTTTGATGAAAAGAAATGAGCATTAAGAGTGGCTTATATAGACATAAAGGGGTGTAGTAGATGGAAGAAAGGGAGAGGTGGGGACAGTTGAAGAATCTTGGGATTTGACCCTCCATCACTCAATGTTACTAAGCATGTTTGGCAATAATGGTGACAAAGGCTTAGAGATGaggttatattattattttataatgctTCTTTCGGATCTCTCAACTGAGAAGCTGAATAATGGAGAACGATTTTCATTGAGATCATCATTCTTTTCTTTCTAAGTTTCTGTGCTTTGTGCAGTCGGATTTACAGGGTGAACTATCAAATTCATACACACTGATTTAGtggtaaaataataatagtaataaaaactTAACATATGCTTCTTTTAACTAATTTATCagtaaattacatttttttttaagtgtagaGTCTTGGGTCGAGTCCGAAAGAGGGTTATGTGGTCGTTTGGAGATTAACAAGTAATCAGCTTTTTAGTCTCATTAGCTTATGCATGAGGTTACGGGACGTAGAATTTTGGATCGAGTCCAAGGTAGCATGTAAAAGGAATAATCAACTTTTTAGTCTCATTTGCTTATGTATGAGATTACGAGATTCTAGAATTTTGGATCGAGTCCAAGGTAGCGTGTAGAAGGATGTAGATCTTGGTATTAAAGGGTTTTTATTCCATTACACTAAATCAAGAAAATCTCTAATAATTAGcgataacaatatatatatataaaagaagacAAAGGAAGAAGACGGATCACACACTAATTAAAAGGACATTTATTATTGGTTATACTGAATGTTTTAGGTCTAAGATTGAATGTTTTAGGTCTAAGATCGTCACGACTATTGTCTAAAaacacttatttttatattatttttttttcagtagTTCGTTTTCTTAGAAAATTTTCATGACATGGTATATCAGTACACTACTTGGATTGATTCTTACAATTATTAGTTTGAAGAtagattatttaaataaaaggaTTCAATTAAACTCTTACCCCATGTGTGATTTTCATCTCTTTATTCTATAATGCAAAAAAATTGCTGTCATAACTTTTCAATTCATCACCATAAACACTTTATTGAATCAAAAAGATAGATTACAGAAAAAAATGGTTAGAATTCTGTGATTTTGGATGCAGTGAAATGAAATGTTCCATTGATGGATcccaaacaaacaaataaaataaataaatggagaATGGCTCCAGATCAGACCCTGACGCAGGTAAAGCAACAAACCGTCGTTCACCTAAACAATGTGGGCCTTGGTCGGCTGGTGGGCCTTGGGCCCATGTTAGTGGGCCCTGCCAGGAGATTCACATCTGGTACCGTACTTATACCCAATCGCTGCGTGCCACGTGGAAATCACGCACCGACCATTGTTTCTCCTTTTGATTTTGATGTGATGAGATGAGACTACAATTGTAAAATCAAAGTCTATGAATCATGCCACCATTGACATGTTCTGTTGTGTTTCATATTGCACTGTTGGGCTATGGgtaaaaaaatgtgtgttaATTTTGTATGAAATGTGAAATGAAGTCATGAACCCtagaaacaaaatttaaaaattggaGATCTGAAGCATGAGGAAGAACTGTGACAAGAATCCCTCAGAAACAGTGTGGAATTGTGGATCCTACTGGTTCCAAAATAGAATGATGAGGCCTAGGAATTAAAATTTGTGCATCACATCATCTTTCACATTGGAATTATTTACCTAACAACACATACATAACAGTGCCTCTTGTAGCTGTAAAACTGGAAACAgacacataaaaaataattattgccAAATGTGTTTGTTCAGGGCATGAAAAGGTGCAATAATACCTGCTCTTTCGTTACGATTCAATCGAAAATATCAAGTTGTATAGTGATGTCAAATATgaagattttataaaaaaaaatattacgaAACAATCTATGATTAAGAAAGAAGATAATTTTTATAGGTGTTGTAATCCCCTAATATGACCCAACAACGAATGTCCATTgaggtaatataaatagtacGTATTTCAAAGAGAAATGTatgtcattatctacagtactctGATAGTCGAATGCTGTCGATACCtcactaacttgagcgttggagtgtctTCTCCAGATCCCCAAACCCGTTCGAGAACATGTGTTATTTTATATCTTATCCTCagacatttttaattttttatttagttttattaatatAGTTAAAGAGTTTAATAAAATACACTGCCTAAAAGGTGTTATTGAAGAGTTGCTTGATTCCAAATTTccaaattaaagttaaaaaggAGGTGTAGACGTAAAAAAAGGAGGTGTTTCTATTAATTTCAGTTAATTTCCCTACAGCTTTTGAGCCTTTTTCATAACTCAACGCAATTTAATGGGGTCGTCTTGCTATCTCTTTCCCCAAAAAGTCTATGATatgactctttcttcctacacctccataccttcttgtgtcaccccatactaaatatgaaaataccatttttttttcacccccttggatttgaaatgataagcctatggattatgtaatccggataaattccagattacataatccggaagtcaattttatatttagaaaagacttctggattatgtaatccggaagctaataacacatctgaaaaaaagactttcggattacataatccggaagctaatcttatgtatagaaaagacttccggattatataatccggaagctaatcacaaaagacttctggattacataatccggaagctaattctgaatctagaaaaagacttccagattatgtaatccggaatattgaaaagggtatttttgaaataagaaaaatttataggGGTGGCAccagaaggtatggaggtgcaggaagaagcagtcaTTTTGCTCTTCAcactttcattttttgtttctcttttgcAGATTTAGTGGAAACTCAATTTGTAGTGCAGTTTTGAAACAATTTTTTGGaaagtaataattttattcttcaCACTTCtccttttaaattatttttatattctcCAAATATCACTTTCCCTCAACTTTAACACAAATTTTACAAAAACTAGATGTAGTTATATTCTaatgtattattaaattaaaactagTTATGGAATGTATTTCTACACTACATTTTTTTCCATGgtataaagagaaacaaattACAAAAACTTGTTTCAGAAGTATTACaacataactatatatatatcacacaaaaacaaattttcatgAAGAATAAGTGGGTAGTGTAAGAAAAAGTGGTGTAGACAGCATTAAAAACTCTTAATTTTGGATAAGCCCAATATCCATTGATATAAAATCACACAAATATCGATAGAAAATTCGAACAAATTATATTTGCACTTTAAAAATTAAGGCATATACTATCCTAGAAACTTCGTTTTCTATTAACTCTACAAAAGATCTATCAATTAATAAATTGTAAAATCATTTTCATAGATAATTTTCTatcactttttttatataatttatgacTCTATAAATTTAACTACAATTTGAATGGTGTGACAAAGAGGTGAATGGAACTCATTCAATGAAAtagaatatgtaaaaaaaaaacattttataatttgaagtaAATCCTAAGATGAGTGTCTGTTGCAGAATGAAGGTTTTAACCAACCCGTGATTCTCTCTCAAGAAAAATAGCAATGCAAATGCTTGAGAACAAAAACAAGACAAAGATTTCGGATCACCACATGAACATTTCCTAAAATTACCCATAAATTTCTCTTTGCTCCTGAATTATTGACCATCttaccacaaaaaaaaccaCGGTAGCAGACAAATGTGTCATTTTTCCTTTGTCTCTCTTTCCCTTTTTGCTTATAGTTAATGATCATTTTTGGGTTTTGGGAGATGCAAactataattgtttttttcagTTTCACTGATTCCTTCAAAACTTTTTTGCATTGTTGAATTGGGTAAtctgcattttctctatcccatTTGTTTAGTGGGATTTTGTTCACTATCATTGTTCGTTGTGACGGTTGATGAGTTAACCACCTTCCCTGTTGGAGCTGAATCAAGTTCCAAGAAGATGGGGTTTGATGAAAACAAAGAAGCTGGGGAGAAAAGTGAGGCAACAGATCATGAAAATCACAAAAGTGAAGATGAGCATGTGAGCAGGCAAACCAGTGAGGCTTCAATCTATGCAACTGAAGAAGATGAGGAGGAACTTGCTTCCAAGATTCAATTGGGTCCTCAGTGCACTCTTAAAGAACACCTTGAGAAAGATAAGGTTTTGTTTCTGTCAAATTAACCTTAAGATTCCCAACTAATGTCCTGTGTTTTGTTTATCAGTTAATTCACCTTCTTTGGTTGGTTTCTGTGGTTCAATTAGGATGATGAGAGTTTAAGGAGATGGAAGGAACAACTCCTTGGAAGTGTAGATGTGAACAATGTTGCAGGTTTTTTAATCTCTTAATTAATCTTTCCAAAGGGTATCTAAgaatcattttcattttcaaatccGAGTACCCAAAGGCTAGTTAGAATCATTTTTTTATGGCTTATGAGATAACTGTTATAATAGTCAGTAACATGTTAGAGTATGGTTAGGTATATCCTATGTTGGACAAACACTAACACAGACACTGATATGACACAAACAcaaagatacgtataatcttaatgtatttcttttttttaaaactgcTTTAGACTCGTGttaaaattgtcaaaaatttaacaaatattttttgaatttgacacaCTTCATCGATTATGTATTCTACGAGTGTCGATGTTCGATACTTGTGTCCGACACGgacacgtcatttaagaggagtgtccgaACGTATATCAGTTTTTTGAAGTGTTTAAATAGATTATGTGACTTGATCTTTATTTCCAGAAATTTTGGACCCTGAAGTGAAAATCACTAGCTTATCTATAGTCTCTCCTGAGAGAGATGACATTGTTCTTCCCATTCCTGAAGATGGGAATCCAAAGGGTTTATGGTTCACTCTAAAAGAAGGTAGTCACTATCGATTGAAATTCACCTTCCAAGTGAACAATAACATTGTGTCTGGCTTCAAATACACTAATACTGTTTGGAAGACTGGTGTGAAGGGTAATTATCTTTTGCCCAATCCATTCCTATTTAAACTCAAATAACTCTCTTACAATCATCATTCTAATTTCAGTGGATAGCTCAAAAGAGATGCTTGGAACTTTCAGCCCTCAACCAGAAGCTTACACACATGAGATGCCTGAAGAAACCACACCCTCTGGACTATTTGCAAGAGGATCATATTCTGCAAGATCAAAGGTAATATTATTTCACATCCCACATCGACTCAgaattaagacatttcatagtatacaAGTGACTGCTAACCTTATTTATAAATCGATTTTATGATgttaaattagacttaaagtgCACATAGAACTATGTAGCAGAAAGATGTTTCTCATTATTGATTCAAAATGATAAATGTCTTATGAATGTCAGTATTCGATACGTGTCCGACACGAACATGTCATTTAAGATGCATGTCTCAGCCTCATAGACAGATAACAATATTTCTAGATTTTTCTTTCTAGTGTTTTATGATGATgaatcatatttttttcttttgcagtTTCTTGATGATGACAACAAGTGCTATTTGGAGATCAACTATACTTTTGATATTAGGAAGGAATGGGCTTGAACATGGTGCCAATCTACCCAATTTGCTTCTGCAATAGTAACTCTTCTGCATTTagtcaaatataattttatttttatctttattctaTTGACTTAAGACATTCATATATATGGTAGTTACTGGAATTTTGTTTGtactcaaatatttttttgtattcaaCTAAAAACACACAAAGAGAGAGCATTCTTTTGTAACTTTCCCAATAAACATgccttaattttattttatcttttgctTGTTCAATTGTTTTATAGTCTTTCATCTTTTATCCAAGGGTGCAactattaaaaacatatttagagTTTGAATTGTAATTGTTTTATGAGTTGTAACTACTTTAgtgaaaatctaaaatattatatgagaTTTTTTATCATGTAATACAATAATTAT comes from the Phaseolus vulgaris cultivar G19833 chromosome 8, P. vulgaris v2.0, whole genome shotgun sequence genome and includes:
- the LOC137826453 gene encoding major latex allergen Hev b 5-like — protein: MEGQIPRFFNCPHLSLSSIYYTPLCLYKPLLMLISFHQNLTLLLYHSQLSSFSITSTFSPIPMATVEVVSAKVALPEDKIEASLKGEEEKKEEIAATPTPTPAPEPESVTEQTNEETTEAPEAAASEDKPSVEVETKEVAEEVVSETATEEPTVEKTEEEISETEAAEEAKENADPVEVKTAEAAEEAVAETQKEDAVKEEKEIAKEEVNTETPEEKSEVEKVETEGSDEKKEEEVIAEGDEKSEEGPTEKTE
- the LOC137824465 gene encoding rho GDP-dissociation inhibitor 1, giving the protein MGFDENKEAGEKSEATDHENHKSEDEHVSRQTSEASIYATEEDEEELASKIQLGPQCTLKEHLEKDKDDESLRRWKEQLLGSVDVNNVAEILDPEVKITSLSIVSPERDDIVLPIPEDGNPKGLWFTLKEGSHYRLKFTFQVNNNIVSGFKYTNTVWKTGVKVDSSKEMLGTFSPQPEAYTHEMPEETTPSGLFARGSYSARSKFLDDDNKCYLEINYTFDIRKEWA